In Acinetobacter pittii, one genomic interval encodes:
- the oprB gene encoding carbohydrate porin, giving the protein MASCLSVLSITLFIQHAQAAAAFDPNSPWMLGDWNGQRTALQAQGYDFSFGYTGEYAGILDSKNTSTHGSAYTGQLALGTHFDLNKILGWQDTEAQITLTYRDGQSLSEHSPALAGHLSSVQEVWGREQTWRLTDLWIKKKFMDQKLDVKVGRFGEGEDFNSFDCDFQNLALCGSQVGNWVGDQWYNWPVSQWAMRVKYNLQPDLYTQVGVYEYNPENLERGKGFNLSTDGSHGAIIPAEVVWSPKLGAQSMAGEYRLGYYYSTADAEEITNKVQTSHKQGVWVTAKQKLFQPADQTDRGLTGFVNLTFHDSDTNKIDNMQNVGLVYKGLLNQRPQDELALGVARIHINDDWNDVQTKEYDTEYNTELYYGIHATNWLTIRPNVQYVRHVGALKNGDNTWVGGIKFSTAF; this is encoded by the coding sequence ATGGCTTCCTGTTTATCCGTTTTATCAATTACTCTTTTTATACAGCATGCACAAGCTGCTGCTGCATTCGACCCAAATAGTCCTTGGATGTTGGGTGATTGGAACGGTCAACGCACTGCGTTACAAGCACAAGGTTATGATTTTTCTTTTGGATATACCGGCGAATATGCCGGTATTTTAGATTCAAAAAATACATCTACGCATGGTAGTGCTTATACGGGGCAACTGGCATTAGGAACTCATTTTGATCTAAATAAAATTTTAGGTTGGCAAGATACTGAAGCTCAAATCACATTAACTTATCGTGATGGGCAGTCGCTTTCTGAACATTCACCAGCTTTAGCAGGGCACTTAAGCTCTGTACAAGAAGTGTGGGGGCGTGAGCAAACTTGGCGTTTAACTGATTTGTGGATTAAGAAAAAATTCATGGATCAAAAATTAGATGTTAAAGTCGGTCGTTTTGGTGAAGGTGAAGACTTTAATAGTTTTGATTGTGATTTCCAGAACTTGGCACTTTGTGGTTCGCAAGTCGGTAACTGGGTGGGCGATCAGTGGTATAACTGGCCGGTTAGCCAATGGGCAATGCGTGTTAAATATAACTTGCAGCCTGACTTATATACCCAAGTTGGTGTATATGAATACAACCCGGAAAATCTGGAGCGAGGCAAAGGTTTTAACTTAAGTACTGATGGTTCTCACGGTGCAATTATTCCTGCCGAAGTGGTTTGGTCACCTAAATTAGGTGCTCAAAGTATGGCGGGTGAATACCGTTTAGGTTATTACTACAGCACTGCCGATGCTGAAGAAATTACGAATAAGGTTCAAACATCTCATAAACAAGGTGTATGGGTAACTGCAAAACAAAAATTATTCCAGCCTGCTGATCAAACAGATCGCGGTTTAACAGGTTTTGTAAACCTGACTTTTCACGACTCTGACACCAACAAAATTGATAATATGCAAAATGTAGGCTTAGTCTATAAAGGTTTGCTTAATCAACGTCCTCAAGATGAGTTGGCGCTCGGTGTGGCTCGTATCCATATCAATGATGATTGGAACGATGTTCAAACTAAAGAATATGACACCGAATATAATACCGAGCTTTACTACGGTATTCATGCGACGAACTGGTTAACTATTCGTCCAAATGTGCAATATGTTCGTCATGTTGGTGCATTAAAAAATGGTGATAACACTTGGGTAGGCGGCATTAAATTCTCAACCGCATTCTAA
- the gcd gene encoding glucose/quinate/shikimate family membrane-bound PQQ-dependent dehydrogenase: protein MNQPTSRSGLTTFTVIIIGLLALFLLIGGIWLATLGGSIYYIIAGVLLLIVAWQLYKRASTALWVYAALMLGTIIWSVWEVGTDFWALAPRLDILGILGLWLLVPAVTRGINNLGSSKVALSSTLAIAIVLMVYSIFNDPQEINGEIKTPQPETAQAVPGVAESDWPAYGRTQAGERYSPLKQINDQNVKDLKVAWTLRTGDLKTGNDSGETTNQVTPIKIGNNMFICTAHQQLIAIDPATGKEKWRFDPKLKTDKSFQHLTCRGVMYYDANNTTEFAKSLQSKKSSSTQCPRKVFVPVNDGRLVAVNADTGKACTDFGQNGEVNLQEFMPYAYPGGYNPTSPGIVTGSTVVIAGSVTDNYSNKEPSGVIRGYDVNTGKLLWVFDTGAADPNAMPGEGTNFVHNSPNAWAPLAYDAKLDIVYVPTGVGTPDIWGGDRTELKERYANSMLAINASTGKLVWNFQTTHHDLWDMDVPSQPSLADIKNKAGQTVPAIYVLTKTGNAFVLDRRNGQPIVPVTEKPVPQTVKRGPQTKGEFYSKTQPFSDLNLAPQDKLTDKDMWGATMLDQLMCRVSFKRLNYDGIYTPPSENGTLVFPGNLGVFEWGGMSVNPDRQVAVMNPIGLPFVSRLIPADPNRAETAKGAGTEQGVQPMYGVPYGVEISAFLSPLGLPCKQPAWGYVAGVDLKTHEVVWKKRIGTIRDSLPNLFQLPAVKIGVPGLGGSISTAGNVMFVGATQDNYIRAFNVTNGKKLWEARLPAGGQATPMTYEINGKQYVVIMAGGHGSFGTKMGDYLVAYALPDNK from the coding sequence ATGAATCAACCTACTTCAAGATCAGGTTTAACGACTTTTACCGTAATTATTATTGGGTTATTAGCGTTATTCCTGTTAATTGGAGGTATTTGGCTCGCTACATTAGGCGGTTCAATTTACTACATTATAGCTGGAGTCTTGCTCCTCATTGTTGCATGGCAACTCTACAAGCGTGCTTCTACTGCTTTGTGGGTTTATGCTGCATTAATGCTAGGAACTATTATCTGGAGTGTCTGGGAAGTTGGAACAGACTTTTGGGCGCTTGCACCACGTTTAGATATTTTAGGTATTCTTGGTTTATGGTTATTGGTTCCGGCTGTAACTCGTGGAATCAACAACCTTGGATCAAGTAAAGTTGCTTTATCTTCAACTTTAGCAATTGCAATCGTGTTGATGGTTTATTCAATCTTCAATGATCCGCAAGAAATTAATGGTGAAATTAAAACTCCTCAGCCTGAAACTGCTCAAGCCGTTCCGGGCGTTGCAGAGAGCGACTGGCCTGCTTATGGTCGTACTCAAGCTGGTGAACGTTATTCTCCATTGAAACAGATCAACGATCAAAACGTAAAAGACTTGAAAGTTGCTTGGACTTTACGTACTGGCGATCTCAAAACAGGTAATGACTCAGGCGAAACGACCAATCAGGTTACACCGATTAAAATCGGTAATAACATGTTTATCTGTACGGCTCACCAGCAATTAATTGCGATTGATCCTGCGACAGGTAAAGAAAAATGGCGCTTTGATCCGAAGCTTAAAACGGATAAATCGTTCCAGCATTTAACTTGTCGTGGTGTGATGTACTACGATGCAAACAATACAACTGAGTTTGCAAAGAGTCTTCAAAGCAAGAAATCTAGCTCTACACAATGTCCGCGTAAGGTATTTGTACCAGTGAATGATGGTCGTTTAGTGGCTGTGAATGCTGACACTGGTAAAGCATGTACTGACTTTGGTCAAAATGGTGAAGTGAACTTGCAAGAGTTTATGCCATACGCGTATCCAGGCGGTTACAACCCGACATCTCCTGGTATCGTAACTGGTTCAACAGTTGTTATTGCTGGTTCGGTAACCGATAACTACTCAAATAAAGAACCATCTGGTGTAATTCGTGGCTACGACGTTAACACTGGTAAACTTCTTTGGGTATTTGATACTGGCGCAGCAGATCCAAATGCAATGCCGGGCGAAGGTACGAATTTTGTTCATAACTCACCAAATGCGTGGGCACCTTTAGCATACGATGCCAAACTTGATATCGTTTATGTACCAACAGGTGTAGGTACACCAGACATCTGGGGCGGTGACCGTACTGAGCTGAAAGAGCGTTATGCAAACTCAATGTTAGCGATTAATGCTTCTACTGGTAAATTAGTGTGGAACTTCCAGACAACCCATCATGATTTATGGGATATGGACGTACCATCACAACCATCTTTAGCTGATATTAAAAACAAAGCTGGCCAAACTGTTCCTGCAATCTATGTATTGACAAAAACAGGTAATGCCTTTGTTCTTGATCGCCGTAATGGTCAACCAATTGTTCCTGTGACTGAAAAACCAGTACCACAAACAGTTAAACGTGGACCACAAACTAAAGGTGAGTTCTACTCAAAAACTCAGCCATTCTCTGACTTGAACTTGGCACCACAAGACAAATTGACAGATAAAGATATGTGGGGTGCCACTATGCTTGATCAGCTCATGTGTCGTGTATCTTTCAAACGTCTAAATTACGATGGTATTTACACTCCACCATCTGAAAACGGTACTTTAGTTTTCCCAGGTAACTTAGGTGTATTTGAATGGGGCGGTATGTCGGTTAACCCTGACCGTCAAGTTGCTGTAATGAACCCGATTGGTCTGCCATTCGTAAGCCGTTTAATTCCGGCTGATCCAAACCGTGCAGAAACTGCAAAAGGTGCGGGAACTGAGCAGGGCGTACAACCGATGTACGGCGTACCTTATGGTGTAGAAATTAGCGCATTCTTATCTCCGCTTGGTTTACCTTGTAAACAACCAGCTTGGGGTTATGTAGCTGGCGTTGATTTGAAAACTCATGAAGTGGTATGGAAAAAACGTATTGGTACAATTCGTGACAGCTTACCGAACTTGTTCCAGTTACCAGCTGTGAAAATTGGTGTACCTGGTTTAGGTGGTTCAATTTCTACTGCCGGTAATGTCATGTTTGTTGGTGCAACTCAAGATAACTACATACGTGCGTTTAACGTCACTAATGGTAAGAAACTTTGGGAAGCACGTTTACCAGCTGGTGGACAAGCAACACCAATGACTTATGAAATCAATGGTAAGCAATATGTTGTAATCATGGCTGGTGGTCATGGTTCATTTGGTACGAAAATGGGCGACTATTTAGTGGCTTATGCCTTACCAGATAACAAATAA
- the cysI gene encoding nitrite/sulfite reductase — translation MYLYTDFDQQLVNERVAQFRDQTERYLAGKLSEDEYRPLRLQNGLYVQRYAPMLRIAVPYGLMNSKQLRKVAEVSTAYDRGYAHVSTRQNIQLNWPALEDVPDILAELATVQMHAIQTSGNCIRNTTTDQYAGVVAGEIADPRPTCELIRQWSTFHPEFAFLPRKFKIAVSALEEKDRAATAFHDIGVYIVRNEAGEIGYKIMAGGGLGRTPIIGSVIREFLPREDLIAYLEAVLRVYNLHGRRDNKYKARIKILVKALTPEVFAQKVEAEFEHTREALKIQPEILKKLDEEFTPFDYQALEDEDFTALFAEHPKFKQWFNINTHAHKVKGYRIVTISLKRAGIAPGDMTTEEMNFIADLADKYTFGELRTTHEQNIALADVPQKDLFDVWQALEQQNMARAHIGFITDIISCPGGDFCSLANAKSIPIAEAITRRFDDLDKVYDLGHLDLNISGCMNACGHHHVGNIGILGVDKKGAEFYQITLGGNSDHDASIGDILGPSFAADAVPDVIEEVLNTYLDLRTEGERFVDTYRRVGIQPFKERAYA, via the coding sequence ATGTATTTATATACCGATTTCGACCAGCAGCTGGTTAATGAACGAGTTGCTCAGTTCCGTGATCAAACAGAACGCTATTTAGCTGGCAAACTTTCTGAAGACGAATATCGTCCATTACGTTTGCAAAATGGTTTATATGTGCAACGTTATGCGCCTATGCTGCGTATTGCTGTGCCGTATGGCTTAATGAATTCTAAACAATTACGTAAAGTCGCTGAAGTTTCAACCGCTTATGACCGTGGTTACGCACACGTATCTACACGTCAAAATATTCAGTTGAACTGGCCTGCACTTGAAGATGTGCCAGACATTTTGGCGGAACTTGCAACTGTACAAATGCATGCTATTCAAACCAGTGGTAACTGTATTCGTAATACGACAACTGACCAATATGCTGGTGTGGTTGCTGGTGAAATTGCAGATCCACGTCCAACCTGTGAATTAATTCGTCAGTGGAGTACATTCCACCCTGAATTTGCATTCTTACCACGCAAGTTCAAAATTGCTGTTTCTGCACTTGAAGAAAAAGATCGTGCGGCGACTGCATTCCATGATATTGGTGTTTATATCGTACGTAATGAAGCGGGCGAGATTGGCTATAAAATTATGGCTGGTGGTGGTTTAGGCCGTACTCCAATCATTGGTAGTGTCATTCGTGAGTTTTTACCACGTGAAGATTTAATTGCTTACTTAGAAGCGGTTTTACGTGTTTATAACTTGCATGGTCGTCGTGATAACAAATATAAAGCGCGTATCAAAATTCTAGTTAAAGCATTAACGCCTGAAGTGTTTGCACAGAAAGTTGAAGCTGAATTCGAACATACACGCGAAGCATTGAAAATTCAGCCAGAAATCTTGAAAAAACTGGATGAAGAATTCACACCGTTTGATTATCAAGCTTTAGAGGATGAAGACTTCACAGCTTTATTTGCTGAGCATCCAAAATTCAAACAGTGGTTCAACATCAACACGCATGCGCATAAAGTGAAGGGCTATCGTATTGTTACGATTTCTCTAAAACGTGCAGGTATCGCACCGGGTGATATGACCACTGAAGAAATGAATTTTATTGCAGATCTTGCTGATAAATACACTTTCGGTGAACTTCGCACGACTCACGAACAAAACATTGCTTTGGCTGACGTACCTCAAAAAGATTTGTTTGATGTATGGCAAGCGCTTGAACAACAAAATATGGCGCGTGCACATATTGGTTTTATTACCGATATCATTAGTTGCCCGGGCGGTGATTTCTGTTCACTGGCAAATGCGAAATCAATTCCAATTGCTGAAGCCATTACACGCCGTTTCGATGACTTAGACAAAGTTTATGATCTTGGTCATTTAGATCTCAATATTTCTGGTTGTATGAATGCTTGTGGTCATCACCATGTAGGTAACATCGGTATTTTAGGTGTAGATAAAAAAGGTGCTGAATTCTACCAAATTACATTAGGTGGCAATTCAGACCATGATGCATCAATCGGTGACATCTTAGGGCCATCATTTGCAGCAGATGCTGTGCCTGATGTCATCGAAGAGGTATTGAATACTTACCTTGATCTACGTACTGAAGGTGAGCGTTTTGTTGATACATATCGCCGTGTAGGAATTCAACCATTTAAGGAGCGTGCATATGCTTAA
- a CDS encoding DUF934 domain-containing protein encodes MLNTALPVLYKDGTIADNTYQIIAEDGVVPQGDVVVTTAQLDQLANIQGKKALYVTVNDSPEEHTFPLNELDAIFIEFAGFGDGRGYSFAALLRRQGFQGELRATGDVFKDVLNYLKRSGFDSFVIKEGKDVQEAAAGLQDFTRPYQASTGVPQASYQTGA; translated from the coding sequence ATGCTTAATACAGCTCTACCAGTGCTTTATAAAGATGGCACGATTGCAGATAATACTTATCAAATCATTGCTGAAGATGGTGTTGTTCCACAAGGTGATGTTGTTGTAACAACAGCTCAACTCGATCAATTGGCAAACATTCAAGGTAAAAAAGCTTTGTATGTAACTGTGAATGATTCACCTGAAGAACATACATTTCCATTAAATGAACTTGATGCAATCTTTATTGAGTTTGCTGGTTTTGGTGATGGGCGCGGTTATTCATTCGCTGCACTATTGCGTCGCCAAGGTTTCCAAGGTGAACTTCGTGCAACAGGTGATGTATTTAAGGATGTTTTAAACTACTTAAAACGTTCAGGTTTTGACAGTTTTGTGATTAAAGAAGGTAAAGATGTGCAAGAAGCAGCAGCTGGTTTGCAAGACTTTACTCGTCCATATCAAGCTTCAACAGGCGTACCGCAAGCAAGTTATCAAACTGGTGCTTAA
- a CDS encoding DMT family transporter, which yields MLGLISKINPGAWWLLFAIATDVLSTFYSAKGNGLVNKTAQGIALVLYIISFACAAIALKYMQAGILYVLWSGIGVLATAFLAKIFLGQNIDIAGWIGIGFITVGLMIIAQYSNIDV from the coding sequence ATGTTAGGTTTAATTTCAAAAATAAATCCCGGTGCTTGGTGGCTACTCTTTGCTATTGCGACAGATGTACTCTCAACATTTTATTCTGCTAAGGGGAATGGATTAGTTAATAAAACAGCTCAGGGCATTGCTCTGGTTTTATATATTATTTCTTTTGCCTGCGCTGCTATTGCTTTGAAGTATATGCAAGCTGGAATCTTATATGTGCTTTGGTCTGGAATAGGTGTATTAGCGACGGCTTTTTTAGCAAAGATTTTTCTTGGTCAGAATATTGATATTGCAGGGTGGATAGGAATCGGCTTTATTACGGTTGGTTTAATGATTATTGCACAATATTCCAATATCGATGTTTAA
- a CDS encoding VOC family protein, with protein MQLNHYLNFQGQAEQAFNFYKSVFGGEFGMLSRYGDMPAPEGVTLSEADKNLILHVSLPINEYTVLMASDTNDQFCAPNSVFTQGNNHYISINLEKDEQEKAKQLFDALSVNGQIEMPLEKTFWGALYGAFTDQFGIKWMVNCQLDT; from the coding sequence ATGCAACTCAATCACTATCTCAATTTCCAAGGTCAAGCAGAGCAAGCCTTTAACTTTTATAAATCAGTATTTGGTGGTGAATTCGGTATGTTAAGCCGTTATGGTGATATGCCCGCGCCTGAAGGAGTAACTTTATCGGAAGCCGACAAAAACCTGATTCTTCATGTTTCTCTACCGATTAATGAGTACACCGTGCTTATGGCCTCAGATACAAATGATCAGTTTTGTGCGCCTAACAGCGTTTTTACTCAAGGAAATAATCACTATATCTCGATCAACCTTGAAAAAGATGAGCAAGAAAAAGCAAAACAGCTTTTTGATGCCTTATCTGTTAATGGTCAAATTGAAATGCCTCTAGAAAAAACATTCTGGGGTGCACTGTACGGTGCTTTTACCGACCAATTCGGTATAAAGTGGATGGTTAACTGCCAGCTTGATACTTAA
- a CDS encoding thiolase family protein, protein MTDIVIVNGARTAMGGFQGSLSGLTAPELGAVTIKEAIARAGLQPTDVEEVIMGCVLPAGLKQGPARQAMRKAGLPDSTGAVTINKLCGSGMKAVMQAADMIKAGSAEVVVAGGMESMTNAPYVLPKARAGYRMGHGEIKDHMFFDGLEDAETGRLMGSFAQDMANTRGYTREQMDDFAIRSLKRAQTAITEGYFKDEIVPVTVPSRKGDVVVDQDEQPLNAKIDKIPSLKPAFAKDGTITAANASSISDGASALVLTSSDVATQRGLQPLAKIIATASNSQHPSEFTIAPVGAIEKVLKKAGWNAQDVDLWEINEAFAMVTMCPIDDFKLDAEKVNINGGACALGHPVGSTGSRIILTLIHALKRTGGKKGIAALCIGGGEATAVAIELI, encoded by the coding sequence ATGACTGACATCGTAATTGTAAATGGTGCTCGTACTGCTATGGGTGGTTTTCAAGGATCATTATCAGGACTTACAGCGCCTGAGTTAGGGGCTGTAACGATTAAAGAAGCAATCGCACGAGCAGGTTTACAACCTACTGATGTCGAAGAAGTCATTATGGGGTGTGTTCTTCCTGCTGGTTTAAAACAAGGCCCTGCTCGTCAAGCCATGCGTAAAGCTGGCTTACCAGACTCTACAGGTGCTGTAACGATTAATAAGCTTTGTGGCTCTGGTATGAAGGCAGTCATGCAAGCTGCTGATATGATTAAAGCAGGTAGTGCTGAAGTAGTTGTTGCTGGCGGTATGGAGTCTATGACAAATGCACCTTATGTTTTACCAAAAGCACGAGCTGGCTACCGCATGGGCCATGGTGAAATTAAAGACCATATGTTCTTTGATGGGCTTGAAGATGCTGAAACTGGGCGTTTAATGGGTTCTTTTGCTCAAGATATGGCAAATACTCGTGGTTATACACGTGAACAAATGGATGACTTTGCGATTCGCTCTTTGAAGCGTGCTCAAACAGCAATTACTGAAGGCTATTTCAAAGATGAAATCGTTCCAGTTACCGTACCTAGTCGCAAAGGTGATGTCGTTGTTGATCAGGATGAACAACCTTTAAATGCAAAGATTGACAAGATTCCTTCACTCAAACCAGCTTTTGCAAAAGACGGTACAATTACCGCGGCAAATGCGAGTTCTATTTCGGATGGTGCGTCTGCATTAGTATTAACTTCAAGTGATGTTGCTACACAACGTGGTTTACAACCGCTTGCAAAAATTATCGCGACAGCTTCAAACTCACAGCATCCTTCAGAATTTACGATCGCTCCTGTGGGTGCTATCGAAAAAGTGCTTAAAAAAGCGGGGTGGAATGCTCAAGACGTTGACCTTTGGGAAATTAACGAAGCATTTGCGATGGTTACCATGTGCCCAATCGATGACTTCAAACTTGATGCTGAAAAAGTCAATATCAATGGTGGTGCTTGTGCCCTAGGTCATCCTGTAGGTTCTACGGGTTCTCGTATTATTCTTACCCTTATTCATGCGCTAAAACGTACTGGTGGTAAAAAAGGTATTGCTGCACTCTGTATTGGTGGTGGTGAGGCAACAGCAGTTGCAATTGAACTCATTTAA
- a CDS encoding GspH/FimT family pseudopilin, protein MFKSPGFTLFELAITLAILMIMVIIALPLYHQFMASVELKNVSRLLTIHIQKAKYDAILRHKSVVLCPSVDLSICNSNWDASLISFVDTNHNLQRESNEEILSNIELAHHYGSLKFQKFGKKLNSIVFQGDTGLPRESNGTFTYCSYNQLKNFKLVLSKMGHTRLEDLKNC, encoded by the coding sequence ATGTTTAAATCTCCCGGTTTTACGCTATTTGAACTCGCTATAACACTCGCAATTCTTATGATTATGGTCATTATAGCTCTACCTTTATACCATCAATTTATGGCTTCTGTAGAATTAAAAAATGTTTCTCGATTACTCACAATTCATATACAAAAAGCCAAATACGACGCAATTCTACGACATAAGAGCGTCGTACTTTGTCCAAGTGTTGATTTATCTATATGTAATAGTAATTGGGATGCAAGTCTTATTAGCTTTGTAGACACAAATCATAACCTACAGAGAGAAAGCAATGAAGAGATTTTGAGCAATATTGAACTTGCTCACCACTACGGTTCTTTAAAATTTCAAAAGTTTGGAAAAAAATTAAATAGTATTGTATTTCAAGGCGATACTGGCCTTCCGCGAGAATCTAACGGCACTTTTACTTATTGTTCTTATAACCAGCTTAAAAACTTTAAATTAGTTCTCAGTAAAATGGGGCACACTCGTTTAGAAGACCTAAAAAATTGTTAG
- the omp38 gene encoding outer membrane protein Omp38, with protein sequence MKLSRIALAMLVAAPLAAANAGVTVTPLLVGYTWQDSDHNNDKLTSHAELQDDLFVGAALGVELTPWLGFEAEYNQVKGDLEGTGVAGSEYKQKTIAGNFYATSDLITKNYDSKFKPYVLLGAGQTKTEFDGIYEDKKDTIGNAGVGAFYRLNDALSLRTEARGTYDFDEKYWRYTALAGLNVVLGGHLKPAAPVVEVAPVEPTPVAPQPQELTEDLNMELRVFFDTNKSNIKDQYKPEIAKVAEKLTEYPNATARIEGHTDNTGPRKLNERLSLARANSVKSALVNEYNVDASRLSTQGFAWDQPIADNKTKEGRAMNRRVFATITGSRTVVVQPGQEAAAPAAAQ encoded by the coding sequence ATGAAATTGAGTCGTATTGCACTTGCTATGCTTGTCGCTGCTCCATTAGCTGCTGCTAATGCGGGCGTAACTGTTACTCCTTTATTAGTAGGTTATACTTGGCAGGATAGTGACCACAACAACGATAAATTAACAAGTCATGCTGAATTACAAGATGATTTATTCGTTGGTGCTGCACTAGGTGTTGAATTAACTCCTTGGTTAGGTTTCGAAGCTGAATATAACCAAGTTAAAGGTGATCTTGAAGGTACTGGCGTAGCTGGTTCTGAATACAAGCAAAAAACTATTGCTGGTAACTTCTACGCAACTTCTGATTTGATTACTAAGAACTACGACAGCAAATTCAAGCCGTATGTATTATTAGGTGCAGGTCAAACTAAAACTGAGTTTGATGGTATCTATGAAGACAAGAAAGATACTATCGGTAATGCCGGTGTAGGTGCTTTCTATCGTTTGAATGATGCATTATCACTTCGTACAGAAGCTCGTGGTACTTATGATTTTGACGAAAAATACTGGCGTTACACAGCTCTTGCTGGTTTAAACGTAGTTCTTGGTGGTCACTTGAAGCCTGCTGCTCCTGTAGTAGAAGTTGCTCCAGTTGAACCAACTCCAGTTGCTCCACAACCACAAGAGTTAACTGAAGATCTTAACATGGAACTTCGTGTGTTCTTTGATACTAACAAATCAAACATCAAAGACCAATACAAGCCAGAAATCGCTAAAGTTGCTGAGAAGTTAACTGAATACCCTAACGCTACTGCACGTATCGAAGGTCACACAGATAACACTGGTCCACGTAAGTTGAACGAACGTTTATCTTTAGCTCGTGCTAACTCTGTTAAATCAGCTCTTGTAAACGAATACAACGTTGATGCATCTCGTTTGTCTACTCAAGGTTTCGCTTGGGATCAACCGATTGCTGACAACAAAACTAAAGAAGGTCGTGCTATGAACCGTCGTGTATTCGCGACAATCACTGGTAGCCGTACTGTAGTTGTTCAACCTGGTCAAGAAGCGGCAGCTCCTGCAGCAGCTCAATAA
- a CDS encoding RtcB family protein: MGIQKILNKEALYGVPVKIFTQDIDSESIEQLKKMAQLQFIYSHIAVMPDVHLGKGATVGSVIPTKHAIIPAAVGVDIGCGMNAIRLSLKASQLPDNLSRLRDAIERKVPVGFALHKQVKAKASSIIPLEKRLEPIIKKHPGLVRMLRQFDATWQKQLGTLGGGNHFIELCIDENQNVWVMLHSGSRGLGNVIGTYFIELAKKEAQHRFGHVPDKDLSYFAEGSNSFDDYVEAVEWAQEYAFENRKEMMRLILEAIRPLLPSFQMTKEAINCHHNYVSRETHFGENLLITRKGAIRAGLDELGIIPGSMGARSYIVKGKANPESFCSCSHGAGRKMSRSKAKTLFNQQDLIEQTQGIECRKDSGVVDEIPSAYKDIDEVMANQADLIEVIHTLKQVLCIKG; this comes from the coding sequence ATGGGCATACAAAAAATATTAAACAAGGAGGCACTCTACGGTGTCCCTGTTAAAATTTTCACTCAAGATATAGATAGTGAAAGTATCGAACAACTCAAAAAAATGGCTCAACTGCAATTTATATATTCACATATTGCTGTTATGCCTGATGTTCACCTAGGAAAAGGCGCAACTGTAGGTAGTGTTATTCCAACTAAACACGCCATTATTCCTGCCGCTGTAGGAGTAGATATTGGTTGTGGTATGAATGCAATTCGCTTGAGTTTAAAGGCTTCACAATTACCTGATAATTTAAGTCGTTTACGCGATGCAATCGAACGCAAAGTCCCGGTTGGCTTTGCTTTACATAAACAGGTTAAGGCAAAGGCTTCCAGCATTATTCCACTTGAAAAACGCTTAGAGCCAATTATCAAAAAGCATCCTGGCCTTGTTCGTATGCTTCGACAATTTGATGCAACATGGCAAAAGCAGCTTGGGACTTTAGGTGGTGGTAACCACTTTATAGAGTTATGTATTGATGAAAATCAAAACGTATGGGTGATGCTACATTCTGGCAGCAGAGGACTTGGCAATGTTATTGGTACTTATTTTATTGAGTTAGCCAAAAAAGAAGCTCAACATCGCTTTGGCCATGTTCCAGATAAAGACTTAAGTTATTTTGCCGAAGGCTCAAACAGTTTTGATGATTATGTAGAAGCTGTAGAGTGGGCGCAAGAGTATGCTTTTGAAAATCGCAAAGAGATGATGCGTTTAATATTAGAAGCTATCCGCCCCCTTTTACCTTCTTTTCAAATGACAAAAGAAGCGATTAATTGTCATCATAATTATGTGAGCCGTGAGACACATTTTGGTGAAAATCTATTGATTACCCGAAAAGGTGCAATTCGAGCAGGCTTAGATGAATTAGGAATTATTCCTGGCTCAATGGGAGCACGATCTTATATCGTTAAAGGCAAGGCAAATCCTGAATCATTTTGTTCTTGCTCTCATGGAGCAGGTCGCAAGATGAGTCGAAGCAAGGCAAAAACTCTTTTTAACCAGCAAGATCTTATTGAACAAACCCAAGGTATTGAATGCCGTAAAGACAGTGGTGTTGTCGATGAAATCCCAAGTGCTTATAAAGATATTGATGAAGTCATGGCAAATCAGGCTGACCTCATTGAAGTTATTCACACTCTTAAACAAGTTTTATGTATTAAAGGCTAA